The following proteins are encoded in a genomic region of Candidatus Moraniibacteriota bacterium:
- a CDS encoding glycosyltransferase family 2 protein — MELSIIVTNYGNPELLRLCLDSIKKCVTGVTYELIVAESETKENTEMMMREDFPDVKFFPDKKNIGFMACVKKGIEYSSGEYILILNGDIVVGSDAVQKMLDFLKSDSLIGMVGPKLLNFNGTLQISCSRFYKPITIIYRRSFLGRFSFAKKHLDWFQMKDYDHKSPKEVDWLMGSAIMISREAIEKVGLMDPRYFMYFEDVDWCRRFWENGYKVIYYPLALMHHYHGRSSAKGGIIKALLINKYAWIHIFSAIKYFKKFWGKPLPKHN; from the coding sequence ATGGAGCTTTCTATTATAGTTACTAACTATGGCAATCCAGAGCTTTTGAGATTATGTCTGGATTCAATTAAGAAATGCGTAACTGGCGTTACGTATGAATTGATTGTTGCTGAAAGTGAAACGAAAGAAAACACAGAAATGATGATGCGTGAGGACTTTCCAGATGTTAAGTTTTTTCCCGACAAAAAAAATATAGGTTTTATGGCTTGCGTCAAAAAGGGAATTGAATACAGCAGTGGTGAATATATATTGATCCTGAATGGTGACATCGTGGTCGGATCAGATGCCGTCCAAAAAATGCTAGATTTTTTAAAAAGTGATTCCTTAATCGGAATGGTCGGACCAAAACTGCTGAACTTCAATGGTACGCTTCAGATTTCTTGTTCACGTTTTTACAAGCCTATCACGATAATATACAGGAGAAGTTTTTTGGGGCGTTTTTCCTTTGCAAAAAAACATCTGGACTGGTTTCAAATGAAAGATTATGACCATAAATCTCCTAAAGAAGTTGATTGGCTAATGGGCAGTGCCATTATGATTTCCCGCGAGGCAATTGAAAAAGTAGGCCTGATGGATCCGCGTTATTTCATGTATTTTGAAGATGTTGATTGGTGCCGCAGATTTTGGGAGAATGGTTATAAAGTTATTTATTATCCATTAGCATTAATGCATCACTATCATGGCAGAAGCAGCGCAAAAGGCGGAATCATAAAGGCTCTTCTGATCAATAAATATGCCTGGATTCATATTTTCAGTGCCATAAAATATTTTAAAAAATTTTGGGGGAAGCCTCTGCCTAAACATAATTGA
- a CDS encoding S41 family peptidase — MQEIDNNKIKENFPEEYQQHRKKMMRSYLQLGILVLFCTVFFWIGFNRGKISQNEDIPLQLQKTVFTNKEKSNNNTIDFSLFWKVWDLLKDKYVDVKSLDANNLYYGAIKGMMEATNDPYTTFFTAEENKRFNEDITGNFEGIGAELGIKNGILTIIAPLQGTPSEKAGLRSGDKIIKIDDKNSADMMIEEAVNSIRGPKGSSVKLTIFREGENDTRDVTVERDVINVKSVSIDWKENNIAYIEITRFGDDTLSGFASAILQVRTRKASGLIIDLRNNPGGYLDTSIDLASMLLPKGKIVVIEETRDKNQKNMYTSGGDMASGIETVVLINEGSASASEILAGALRDNRDNVTILGKKSFGKGSVQEFIELPQNNAVKITVGRWLTPKGVQINEHGIMPDKEVNLTNDDYNNNRDPQLEAAITTLKEKLNLK; from the coding sequence ATGCAGGAAATTGATAACAATAAAATAAAGGAAAATTTTCCGGAAGAATATCAGCAGCACAGAAAAAAAATGATGCGAAGTTATTTACAACTGGGCATTTTGGTTTTGTTTTGCACTGTTTTTTTCTGGATAGGATTCAATAGGGGAAAAATAAGCCAAAACGAAGATATTCCACTGCAGCTTCAGAAAACGGTTTTTACCAATAAGGAAAAAAGTAACAACAATACCATTGATTTCTCTCTTTTTTGGAAAGTATGGGATTTGTTGAAAGATAAATATGTTGACGTGAAAAGCTTGGATGCAAATAATTTATATTACGGAGCCATTAAGGGAATGATGGAAGCTACTAATGATCCGTATACGACATTTTTTACTGCTGAGGAAAACAAAAGGTTCAATGAAGATATTACCGGAAATTTTGAAGGCATAGGTGCGGAACTTGGAATTAAAAATGGCATACTTACAATCATTGCACCACTCCAGGGAACTCCGTCAGAAAAGGCTGGGCTTCGCAGCGGAGACAAAATAATAAAAATTGACGACAAAAATTCTGCGGACATGATGATTGAGGAAGCAGTGAATAGCATACGTGGTCCGAAAGGCTCATCAGTAAAGCTTACAATTTTTCGTGAAGGAGAAAATGATACCCGGGATGTAACAGTGGAGAGAGATGTTATAAACGTAAAAAGCGTATCGATTGACTGGAAGGAAAACAATATTGCTTACATAGAAATAACACGTTTCGGAGATGATACGCTAAGCGGCTTTGCTTCTGCTATTCTGCAAGTCAGGACCAGGAAAGCTAGCGGGCTTATCATAGACCTCAGAAACAATCCTGGCGGATATTTGGATACTTCCATAGATCTGGCCAGTATGCTTTTGCCAAAAGGCAAGATTGTAGTTATAGAGGAAACCAGGGATAAAAATCAGAAAAATATGTATACAAGCGGGGGAGATATGGCCAGCGGAATTGAAACAGTGGTGCTGATAAATGAAGGTAGTGCCAGCGCTTCCGAAATTCTAGCTGGGGCACTAAGAGACAATCGTGACAATGTTACAATATTGGGCAAAAAATCATTCGGCAAGGGATCAGTGCAAGAATTTATTGAATTGCCTCAAAATAATGCGGTAAAAATAACTGTTGGACGCTGGCTGACTCCAAAAGGAGTGCAGATCAACGAGCATGGGATAATGCCTGATAAAGAAGTTAATCTCACTAATGATGATTACAACAATAACAGAGACCCTCAACTAGAGGCAGCGATAACAACATTAAAAGAAAAATTAAACCTTAAATAA
- a CDS encoding rhodanese-like domain-containing protein, with the protein MINEKKEKIVITLGFFLILIVILITLFRSNLFENKDSSNDLNLSGQSYSKPDYPTINVKDLNKKMLLSKEDTPLVLLDVRSFDSYAREHIVDSINITPDEFPLNSKIDLHKQVIVIGAEENDENIKKTVDELKKENFKDYLVLLGGMLLWKQTGGTTVTYGDPTSFVDQSKVYYVEPEKLNEALKQNVPMFIIDVRTAEEYSKGHIPGAINIPSDDLEKRRREIKEKRVVVVGISELHEFQSSVKMYDMLLVSPFVLKGAMPKWEEKGYPITK; encoded by the coding sequence ATGATCAACGAAAAAAAAGAAAAAATTGTCATAACTTTAGGTTTCTTTCTGATTCTTATTGTCATACTTATTACTTTGTTCCGCAGCAATTTATTTGAAAACAAAGACTCTTCAAATGATTTGAATTTAAGCGGACAAAGCTATTCCAAACCTGACTATCCGACAATTAATGTCAAAGACTTGAACAAAAAAATGCTTCTCTCTAAAGAAGATACTCCCCTTGTATTGCTCGACGTAAGATCTTTTGATTCTTATGCCAGGGAGCATATCGTAGATTCCATAAACATCACTCCCGATGAGTTTCCTTTGAATTCAAAAATTGATTTGCACAAGCAGGTTATTGTCATCGGTGCCGAAGAAAATGACGAAAACATCAAAAAGACGGTTGACGAACTGAAAAAAGAAAATTTCAAAGATTATTTGGTTTTACTTGGAGGTATGCTTTTATGGAAACAGACCGGAGGAACAACAGTAACCTACGGCGACCCGACCTCATTCGTAGATCAATCTAAGGTTTATTATGTTGAGCCAGAAAAATTAAATGAGGCTCTCAAGCAGAATGTTCCTATGTTCATTATCGATGTAAGGACGGCTGAGGAATATTCTAAAGGGCATATTCCCGGAGCAATAAACATCCCCTCTGATGATCTGGAAAAAAGACGCCGGGAAATTAAAGAGAAAAGGGTTGTGGTTGTCGGAATAAGCGAACTTCATGAATTTCAATCATCCGTAAAGATGTATGACATGCTTTTGGTTTCTCCTTTTGTCCTGAAAGGTGCAATGCCGAAATGGGAAGAAAAAGGATACCCTATAACTAAATAA
- the fmt gene encoding methionyl-tRNA formyltransferase, whose translation MPNKKGDKVKPHSKEANLSVVFMGTSELSAAILESLIKKYHVIGVFTKPDTKVGRQHEEASPLVKKLAEIHKIPVFQPDKFNDEAIRKLRELNPEMTVVAAYGKIIPESALDIPKFGFINVHASLLPKYRGPSPVQNSLINGETETGVTIMLMDKGVDTGDILAQEKIAISPDDNTKTLMEKFSLLGSDLLLKTIPQWTKGKIKQQPQDNKNATSCQLIEREDGHVNWNGNAKSIYNRYRALTPWPGIFSYWKTDSKTVRIKLISISLQEKNALEKYREGEVFRIGNDIAVQAASGIILIKEIQQEGKKKMKTQEFANGKPGFIGSILQ comes from the coding sequence ATGCCCAATAAAAAAGGAGACAAAGTAAAACCACATTCAAAAGAAGCAAATCTTTCAGTGGTTTTTATGGGAACTTCTGAATTATCGGCTGCCATACTTGAATCTCTGATAAAAAAATATCATGTTATTGGCGTCTTCACTAAACCTGACACTAAAGTCGGACGCCAGCATGAAGAAGCTTCTCCTCTTGTAAAAAAATTGGCAGAAATCCATAAGATTCCTGTTTTTCAGCCAGATAAATTTAATGATGAAGCAATAAGGAAACTTAGAGAATTGAATCCGGAAATGACGGTTGTTGCCGCTTATGGAAAAATTATTCCTGAGTCAGCTTTGGACATACCCAAGTTTGGTTTTATAAATGTGCATGCTTCTCTGCTTCCAAAATATCGTGGACCTTCGCCTGTTCAGAACTCCCTCATTAACGGAGAAACAGAAACGGGCGTTACTATCATGCTGATGGATAAGGGAGTTGATACCGGAGACATCCTGGCACAGGAAAAAATAGCCATATCTCCTGACGACAACACAAAAACTTTAATGGAAAAATTTTCGCTTTTAGGATCGGATTTGCTTCTGAAAACAATTCCTCAGTGGACAAAAGGAAAAATCAAACAGCAGCCTCAGGACAACAAAAATGCAACTTCCTGTCAACTCATTGAACGCGAAGATGGACATGTAAATTGGAATGGGAATGCCAAATCTATTTATAACCGTTATCGCGCGCTTACTCCCTGGCCAGGAATTTTTTCTTATTGGAAAACTGATTCAAAAACTGTCCGCATAAAACTAATCTCCATTTCTCTTCAGGAAAAGAATGCTTTGGAAAAATACAGGGAGGGAGAAGTTTTCAGAATTGGCAACGATATCGCTGTACAGGCTGCCAGCGGAATTATTCTTATCAAAGAAATCCAGCAGGAAGGAAAGAAAAAGATGAAGACCCAGGAATTTGCAAATGGAAAACCCGGTTTTATAGGAAGCATACTTCAATAA
- the def gene encoding peptide deformylase → MNLEIKKYPDPILLKKAEKIKDPMDEKIQRLIFDMTETLHSNNNGIGLAAPQVGIGLRLCIIELEGTRYVLINPKITAKSKNKETCEEGCLSFPGEFYPVARFHEVQVRYDDESGKSKKIKARGLLARAFQHEIDHLDGIVFINRIKKSSKKCPIKKETK, encoded by the coding sequence ATGAATTTAGAAATCAAAAAATATCCGGATCCTATTTTGCTGAAAAAAGCGGAAAAAATAAAGGACCCTATGGACGAAAAAATCCAAAGGCTCATTTTTGACATGACGGAAACATTGCATTCCAACAATAACGGGATCGGACTGGCAGCTCCGCAGGTTGGAATAGGTTTGCGTTTGTGCATAATCGAACTGGAAGGCACGCGCTATGTGCTTATCAATCCAAAAATCACAGCTAAATCAAAAAATAAGGAAACTTGCGAGGAAGGATGCTTGAGCTTTCCGGGAGAGTTTTATCCCGTTGCGCGATTTCATGAAGTTCAGGTCAGATATGATGATGAGAGCGGAAAGTCTAAAAAAATAAAAGCCCGCGGCTTGCTGGCGAGAGCTTTCCAGCACGAAATAGATCATCTTGACGGAATAGTTTTTATAAACAGGATTAAAAAATCTTCAAAAAAATGCCCAATAAAAAAGGAGACAAAGTAA
- a CDS encoding isochorismatase family cysteine hydrolase, which translates to MEVVGSPRRKGREKAFNLLEENIAVMLVDMQEDFVKHLRRGEADRIIPNQLAILKRCRELSIPVVVLELRVKEFGKTIKILMDEISKNPSKWVIEKDFDDGFYLTNLDSSLKYLNIKKIFIMGINADFCVRDTARTAIKLGYKIVTSGHVIAGQPDHSKNNSIIWFANNGSCVSNIARFVGK; encoded by the coding sequence ATGGAAGTTGTTGGCAGTCCCAGACGGAAGGGCAGAGAAAAGGCGTTTAATCTTTTGGAAGAAAATATCGCTGTCATGTTGGTTGATATGCAGGAGGATTTTGTTAAGCATTTGAGAAGAGGAGAAGCTGACCGTATAATTCCCAACCAGCTGGCAATCCTCAAGCGGTGCCGCGAACTCAGCATCCCGGTAGTTGTCCTGGAATTGAGAGTCAAGGAATTCGGGAAGACCATCAAAATCCTCATGGATGAAATTTCCAAAAATCCATCCAAATGGGTAATCGAAAAGGATTTCGACGATGGCTTTTACCTGACAAACCTTGATTCATCCCTGAAATATTTAAATATTAAAAAAATATTTATAATGGGGATAAACGCGGATTTTTGCGTAAGGGATACTGCCAGGACTGCGATCAAGCTGGGGTACAAAATAGTAACCAGTGGGCATGTCATTGCGGGCCAACCAGATCACAGCAAAAACAACAGCATCATCTGGTTCGCGAACAATGGCAGTTGCGTCAGCAACATCGCCAGGTTTGTGGGAAAATAA
- a CDS encoding insulinase family protein produces MWDPYSNFEKIILPNGLSLFASQVDRDFEIFGFIIHAGAREDIFEKSGIAHFVEHCVSENVSGWKKEEIELHFQKQGGFADLGSTDYLKTYYTCKCQAVPKRIRETLQIFGEMLLNAKLSKNIELERDIIIQEYYLCHPYEALRDIDLFVQKCVFPNHRLANFLRPLGDLDGIRNITKKNLQRFFDRFYVPANMSLVAIGKMPPQVIADFLMKSPFGQSKPGRRNFSPEPCVPDYSAMTRFDIKMSMLFGKENAMQHGTYKSYVALPGGISLEKMHFFKNLLGKMLFQEIREKRGWSYEIGTGYDSFQDLYKFEIEIPLKTDFLPHIEKLVDSCIKKTPGNKKLFKQVKELAINDPLLIDSSYSKICQNSMSDIGHFSRIIPMSETIRERKKISTNDVEEVLSFLAPDKRLTVIAYP; encoded by the coding sequence ATGTGGGATCCATATAGCAATTTCGAGAAAATAATTTTGCCGAATGGATTAAGTCTGTTTGCTTCACAGGTAGACAGGGATTTCGAAATTTTTGGCTTCATAATCCATGCCGGCGCCCGTGAGGACATTTTCGAAAAAAGCGGTATTGCTCATTTTGTCGAGCACTGCGTCAGTGAAAATGTTTCCGGTTGGAAAAAAGAAGAAATTGAATTACATTTTCAAAAACAAGGAGGTTTTGCCGATCTAGGCAGTACTGATTATCTGAAAACATATTATACATGCAAATGCCAGGCTGTTCCCAAAAGAATACGCGAGACTTTGCAAATTTTCGGAGAAATGCTGCTTAACGCGAAGCTTTCGAAAAACATTGAGTTGGAAAGAGATATTATTATTCAAGAATATTATCTCTGCCATCCTTATGAGGCTCTGCGCGACATTGATCTTTTTGTGCAAAAATGTGTTTTCCCCAATCATCGCCTGGCCAATTTCCTGAGACCGCTCGGAGATCTTGATGGAATCAGGAACATAACTAAAAAAAATCTGCAAAGATTTTTCGATCGTTTCTATGTTCCGGCCAATATGAGCCTTGTGGCTATTGGAAAAATGCCTCCGCAAGTTATTGCCGATTTTTTAATGAAGAGCCCCTTTGGTCAGTCAAAGCCGGGCCGAAGAAATTTTTCACCGGAACCGTGCGTTCCTGATTACTCAGCCATGACAAGGTTTGATATCAAAATGTCGATGTTGTTCGGCAAGGAAAACGCTATGCAGCACGGAACCTACAAATCCTATGTGGCTTTGCCCGGAGGAATAAGCTTGGAAAAGATGCACTTTTTCAAAAATCTTCTTGGAAAAATGCTTTTTCAGGAAATTCGTGAGAAAAGAGGGTGGTCGTATGAAATAGGCACTGGTTATGATAGTTTTCAGGATTTGTACAAGTTTGAAATAGAGATTCCCTTGAAAACAGACTTTCTGCCCCATATAGAAAAATTGGTTGACTCATGCATCAAAAAGACTCCCGGCAACAAAAAATTGTTCAAACAGGTGAAGGAATTAGCTATCAATGATCCGCTGCTCATTGATAGTTCATATTCGAAAATTTGCCAAAACTCAATGAGTGACATCGGCCATTTTTCACGGATTATTCCGATGAGTGAAACGATCAGGGAAAGGAAAAAAATCAGCACGAATGATGTCGAAGAAGTTCTTTCATTTCTGGCACCAGATAAGCGATTAACGGTCATTGCTTATCCGTAA